One genomic segment of Burkholderiales bacterium includes these proteins:
- a CDS encoding ion channel, which yields MKIATVQPRLSKILEQRCFFLFLALLALLIAMPFLFDIVYGRRIISFVNVMVLVTAVAAVASSRLSFVIAIILGLPTLGFQILALQSGSPGHFALSWGFGAVFYAFTLVHLLHYVLRRDRMTADKLYGAVAAYIMVAILWAFLYGVLEYFYPGAFAFNGSPKALNVAELIYFSFTALTTAGFGDITPALIQSRFLTILETVTGVMYVAILIARLTGVYPVVDKKP from the coding sequence GTGAAAATCGCAACGGTTCAACCACGCCTGTCGAAGATTCTCGAGCAGCGTTGTTTTTTCCTTTTTTTGGCGCTGCTCGCTTTACTGATAGCGATGCCATTTCTGTTCGATATCGTCTACGGCCGCCGGATAATTAGTTTCGTCAACGTCATGGTTCTGGTGACCGCGGTCGCGGCCGTTGCGAGCTCCAGGCTCTCATTTGTCATAGCAATTATCCTGGGTTTGCCGACGCTGGGCTTTCAGATCCTGGCGCTGCAATCGGGCTCGCCGGGACACTTTGCACTGTCCTGGGGTTTTGGCGCGGTGTTCTATGCTTTTACCCTGGTGCACCTCCTGCATTACGTGCTGCGCCGCGACCGGATGACCGCAGACAAACTTTATGGCGCTGTTGCCGCATACATCATGGTTGCGATATTGTGGGCATTCCTATACGGAGTGCTGGAATATTTCTACCCCGGCGCCTTTGCGTTCAACGGTTCACCAAAGGCCCTCAACGTGGCGGAACTGATTTATTTCAGCTTTACCGCCCTGACGACTGCTGGTTTCGGCGACATTACTCCTGCGCTGATACAGTCCCGCTTCCTGACAATTCTTGAGACGGTGACAGGCGTGATGTACGTGGCGATTTTGATCGCGCGCCTCACTGGCGTGTATCCGGTCGTGGATAAGAAACCTTGA
- a CDS encoding carbohydrate porin, with translation MNAAKAQGKQSSILVEALSRFSAISLLLGMSLVSNSVGAENGSPTYSGDFLKRSTLTGDWGGARNELAVKGITADLSLTQVEQGVVGGGKDHTWEYGGRGDLTVNADTQKLGWWPGGLLTMDLQGNVSRSVNNNTGAIMPVNSNQLYPLPNGDNLNIAQLSITQSLSSYVGLIIGKIETFADANEFAGGLGDTQFLNNALTADPVTSLVTPFSTLGAAVNISPTTDPNEAIVTFSVLQTNGNAKTSGFNNLDANKLTFAGEGRVGTDFLRHTGHQLLGVEYSNETFTSLGQNLRFIVVNNTVANKDRSWDVYYNFDQYLYEPNKASGQGVGIFGRLGASDGNPNPVQYFYSLGVGGKGIIPRRPNDEFGLGYYYIKVSNITLQGQASNGISVNLSLLRNEYGFEAYYKIALTPWMLLTPDLQIIRPAQKQQKVDPFGLQGINTAKVLGVRLQLLF, from the coding sequence ATGAACGCGGCCAAGGCGCAGGGCAAGCAATCCAGCATCCTCGTCGAGGCACTCAGCCGTTTTTCAGCGATCTCACTTCTCCTCGGGATGTCTCTCGTCAGCAATTCAGTCGGCGCGGAGAATGGATCGCCCACCTACTCAGGAGATTTCTTAAAACGCTCGACACTCACCGGTGATTGGGGCGGGGCCCGCAATGAACTGGCTGTAAAAGGCATTACCGCCGATCTGAGCCTGACTCAGGTTGAGCAGGGAGTCGTTGGCGGAGGCAAGGATCATACCTGGGAGTACGGCGGGCGAGGGGATCTTACAGTTAATGCAGATACCCAGAAACTCGGATGGTGGCCCGGAGGGCTTCTGACCATGGACCTTCAGGGAAATGTTTCCAGATCCGTTAACAATAATACCGGCGCAATCATGCCGGTAAACAGCAATCAGCTCTATCCTTTGCCAAACGGCGACAATCTCAACATAGCCCAGTTGTCCATCACGCAGTCGTTATCGAGCTATGTTGGATTAATCATCGGAAAAATCGAAACCTTCGCCGATGCGAACGAGTTTGCGGGTGGACTCGGCGACACTCAATTCCTCAATAACGCGTTGACCGCGGATCCGGTTACGTCATTAGTGACGCCGTTTTCCACTCTGGGCGCAGCGGTGAACATATCGCCGACTACAGACCCCAATGAGGCCATCGTAACTTTTTCCGTTCTTCAAACCAACGGCAATGCGAAAACCAGCGGCTTTAATAATTTGGACGCCAACAAATTGACTTTTGCAGGCGAGGGTAGGGTGGGGACCGATTTTCTCAGGCACACCGGACACCAGCTTTTGGGCGTGGAATATTCAAACGAAACCTTCACTTCGCTTGGCCAGAACCTGCGCTTTATCGTCGTTAACAATACGGTTGCAAACAAGGATCGTTCTTGGGACGTCTATTATAATTTTGATCAGTATTTATATGAACCCAACAAAGCCTCCGGTCAAGGTGTCGGCATTTTTGGACGGTTGGGAGCCTCAGACGGAAATCCCAATCCTGTACAGTACTTCTACAGCCTGGGAGTCGGAGGTAAAGGCATCATTCCCCGTCGGCCCAATGACGAGTTCGGGTTGGGCTACTACTATATTAAAGTGAGCAATATTACGCTTCAGGGACAGGCTTCGAATGGGATATCAGTGAATCTATCGCTTTTAAGAAATGAATACGGTTTCGAGGCATACTACAAAATTGCCCTGACGCCTTGGATGTTGCTGACACCGGACCTGCAGATAATCCGGCCTGCGCAAAAACAACAAAAAGTTGATCCCTTCGGTTTGCAGGGCATAAACACCGCGAAGGTTCTTGGCGTCCGACTCCAGTTGCTGTTCTAG